Part of the Bradyrhizobium sp. AZCC 1721 genome, GGAAAAAGGCTCCAGCTTCGCCGCGCGCGGCGTGCTGCTGCCGCCTTACGATACCGTGGCGACGCTGAGCCGGCTCGCCGCCGTGATCGCGCGGCACGACCCGCGCATGGTGATTGCGCTCGGCGACAGTTTTCACGATCGCGACGCGCATCGGCGGCTGTCGGCGCCGGATCGCGACGCGCTCTCGGCAATGCAGGCGCGGCGCGACTGGATCTGGATCTCGGGCAACCACGATCCGGCGCTGCCGCCCGACCTCGGCGGCACTGTGGCGAACGAAGTCGCGATCGGGCCGATCGTGTTCCGCCATGAGCCGACGGGGGCGGCGGGTGAAATCGCCGGCCATCTGCATCCCAAGGCGCGCGTCGCCACAAGGGGGAGATCGATGGAACGGAGGTGCTTTGCCAGTGACGGCGAGCGCGCGGTGATGCCCGCTTTCGGCGCCTATACCGGGGGCCTGAGCATCCGCGATCCCGCGTTTGCGAAGATTTTTCCGACGCCAGGCCTGATGGCGCATGTGCTCGGCGACAACCGTGTGCACGCGATTGCCGCGTCAAGGTGTTATTGAGCATTTGATGCGGGGCGTTTCTTACCTCTCCCGCTTGCGGGGTCGAGACGAGCGAAGCTCGCTCTTAGGTCGACGCGCTCGAAGAGCGCGGCGGGTGGGGGTCTCTCCCGGAATTCGAACATCTGTTATGCGGCACCACCCCCACCCCGGCCCTCCCCCGCAAGCGGGAGAGGGAGCGCACCTCCCGTGCTGCTCTACGCCGCCTTCGCGTCGACGCTGTCGCAGAACTCGGCGAGGCGGTCGGCGAGCCGCAGCGTTGCGGGGCTGGCGTCGGGCGAGGCCACCAGCGCCAGTTCGGTCTTGTCGATCGGCGCAAAGCCGTCCTTCGCCGTGAGCACGCGATGGCCGGCCTGGATCGCGATGTCGGAGAGAATGCTCAATCCCAATCCGGCAGCGACTGCGGCCTGGATGCCGGCAAGGCCGGAAGAAGTATAGGCCATGTGCCAGGATCGCCCCGCGCTTTCCAGCGCATGGATCGCGCGCGCACGATAGAGGCAGCCGGCAGGAAAGCCGATCAGCGGCACCGAGCCAGCGTCGATATCGATCGGATGGGTTTTGCTGGTGACCCAATGCACCTTCTCCGGCCACACCGCGATCGCGCCTTTCTCGCCGGCGTCGCGCTTGAGCAGCGCCAGATCGAGATCGCCGCGTTCGATGTCGCGCCTGAGATACGTGCTCTGGTCGGCGCGCACATCGAGCCGCAGGCCCGGGCGCGAGCGCGAAAACGTCGCCAGCAACTTGGCAAGACGATAGGCGGCGAAATCCTCGGGGATGCCGAGCTTGATCGCGCCTTCGCTTTCCGGCCGGGCCACCACGTCGCGGGCTTCCTCGGCGAGCGACAATAGCCGCCGCGCGTAGGACAACAGCCGCTCGCCGGCCTCCGTCGGCGTCACGTCCTTGCCGTTGCGGTTCAACAGCGGCTGGCCGACATCGTCTTCCAGCCGCTTGATCTGCTGGCTGACGGTCGATTGCGTGCGGTGGACGCGCTCGCCGGCGCGGGTGAAGCCGCCGGCATCGACCACGGAGACGAAGCTGCGCAGCAGTTCGAGATCGAGCATGTGAATGCTCCATTTATAAATCCACTGATCATCAGTTTATCATTTAATTTCCAAATATCAAGGCGCGGCCCTAGATCAGGGGTGAAGGAGACTATCCATGTCGCTCGCCCCTTCGGTCGCGGTCCCTCGCGCCGGCTTCAATCTGTTACCGCTCTATATCGGCCTGTTCTGTCTGCTCTGGAGCTTTGCTTTCGTCGCCGGCAAGGTCGGCGTCACCGACTGTCCGCCGCTGATCCTGCTCACAGCGCGATTTTCGCTCGCGGGAGTCCTGATCCTCGGCATCACGGCGCTGCGCGGCGAGGCATGGTCCTCGCTGACCTGGCGCGACGCCGGAATCTTCGCCATCCTCGGCGTCGCAAACAACGCGCTCTATCTTGGTCTCGGTTATACCGGGCTGCAGACGGTATCGGCCGGCCTCGGCGGCCTGATTGTCAGCGCCAATCCGGTTTTCACTGCTGTGCTTGCGGCATTGTTTCTCGGCGAGGCGCTGACCTGGCGCAAGGTGGCGGGACTTTTGCTCGGCATCTCCGGCGTCGCCTTCATCGTCTGGCACCGCATGTCGGTCGGCACGGACAGCTTTCACGGCATCCTGTTCACGCTGGCCTCGCTGGCCTCGATCGTCCTCGGCACCATCCTGTTCAAGGTGCTGGCGCCGAAAGGGAGTCTCTGGGTCGGCAATGGCGTGCAGAATCTCGCCGCGGGCGTCGTGCTGCTGCCGTTTGCGTTCTCGCTTTCCAGCCTCAGTGACATCGTGCCGAGCGCGCGGCTCGCCGGCGCGTTCGCTTTCCTCGTGCTCGGCGGATCGATCCTGGCTTACCTGCTCTGGTTTCACCTCTTGAAGGTCTGCGGCGCGACGGCCGCGAGCGCCTATCACTTCCTGATGCCGCCGCTCGGCATGCTGTTCGCCTTCCTCGTACTCGGCGAGCACATGGAGTTGCGCGACCTGCTTGGCATCGTTCCCGTAGCGCTCGGCATTTATCTGGTGACACGTCCCGCTGCGGCTGCAGTTCAATCTTCGTAAGGAGCAACTCAATGACAGTTACCATCACCCTGATCGGCGGCCCGACGGCGCTCATTGAACTCGACGGCTTCCGGCTGCTGACTGATCCGACGTTCGACGAGCCCGGTGCCTATCAACTGCCGCATGTAAAACTGGAAAAGCTGGTCGGTCCCGCCGTTAGCGCGCATGATGTCGGCGAGGTCGATGCCGTGCTGCTCAGCCACGACCAGCATTCGGACAATCTTGACCATTCCGGGCGCGATTTTCTCAAATCCGCCAAGCGCGTGCTGACGACGGAGGTTGGCGCAAAGCGGCTCGGCGGCCATGCCGAAGGCTTTGCGCCGTGGGCGTCGACCGAATTGACCGGCAATAACGGTCATTCGCTGACCATCACCGCGACGCCCGCGCGTCACGGCCCGGCGGGAATCGAGCCGCTCGCGGGCGACGTGATCGGCTTCGTGGTTTCGTCGAGCAAGCCGGGCAGCCGTCCGATCTACATCAGTGGCGACACCGTCTGGTACGACGGCGTTGCCGAAGTGGCGAAGCGGTTCAAGGCCGGCGTGGTGCTGCCGTTCGCGGGCGCGGCGCAAACCCGCGGCCCCTTCCACATCACGATGGACACCAACGATACGATCGAGACCGCGCGCGCATTCCCGGATGCGGTGATCGTGCCCGTACATACGGAAGGCTGGAAGCATTTCCGCCAGAGTGCGGACGATCTGCGCGCCACCTTCGACACCCTGGGTTTTGGACCGCGGTTGCGAATTCTGGAGCCGGGCGTAGCGACGGTTATCGAGCCGCTAGGCGCTGCGTGACGGACCACCAGAAGGCAACGGACAAGCTCGTGGTCTGGAACCTGTTCC contains:
- a CDS encoding DMT family transporter, with protein sequence MSLAPSVAVPRAGFNLLPLYIGLFCLLWSFAFVAGKVGVTDCPPLILLTARFSLAGVLILGITALRGEAWSSLTWRDAGIFAILGVANNALYLGLGYTGLQTVSAGLGGLIVSANPVFTAVLAALFLGEALTWRKVAGLLLGISGVAFIVWHRMSVGTDSFHGILFTLASLASIVLGTILFKVLAPKGSLWVGNGVQNLAAGVVLLPFAFSLSSLSDIVPSARLAGAFAFLVLGGSILAYLLWFHLLKVCGATAASAYHFLMPPLGMLFAFLVLGEHMELRDLLGIVPVALGIYLVTRPAAAAVQSS
- a CDS encoding LysR family transcriptional regulator, giving the protein MLDLELLRSFVSVVDAGGFTRAGERVHRTQSTVSQQIKRLEDDVGQPLLNRNGKDVTPTEAGERLLSYARRLLSLAEEARDVVARPESEGAIKLGIPEDFAAYRLAKLLATFSRSRPGLRLDVRADQSTYLRRDIERGDLDLALLKRDAGEKGAIAVWPEKVHWVTSKTHPIDIDAGSVPLIGFPAGCLYRARAIHALESAGRSWHMAYTSSGLAGIQAAVAAGLGLSILSDIAIQAGHRVLTAKDGFAPIDKTELALVASPDASPATLRLADRLAEFCDSVDAKAA
- a CDS encoding MBL fold metallo-hydrolase, whose amino-acid sequence is MTVTITLIGGPTALIELDGFRLLTDPTFDEPGAYQLPHVKLEKLVGPAVSAHDVGEVDAVLLSHDQHSDNLDHSGRDFLKSAKRVLTTEVGAKRLGGHAEGFAPWASTELTGNNGHSLTITATPARHGPAGIEPLAGDVIGFVVSSSKPGSRPIYISGDTVWYDGVAEVAKRFKAGVVLPFAGAAQTRGPFHITMDTNDTIETARAFPDAVIVPVHTEGWKHFRQSADDLRATFDTLGFGPRLRILEPGVATVIEPLGAA
- the pdeM gene encoding ligase-associated DNA damage response endonuclease PdeM gives rise to the protein MRASKVMVADVTFRADLSGALLWQEQRLLVVSDLHLEKGSSFAARGVLLPPYDTVATLSRLAAVIARHDPRMVIALGDSFHDRDAHRRLSAPDRDALSAMQARRDWIWISGNHDPALPPDLGGTVANEVAIGPIVFRHEPTGAAGEIAGHLHPKARVATRGRSMERRCFASDGERAVMPAFGAYTGGLSIRDPAFAKIFPTPGLMAHVLGDNRVHAIAASRCY